A window of the Microtus ochrogaster isolate Prairie Vole_2 unplaced genomic scaffold, MicOch1.0 UNK62, whole genome shotgun sequence genome harbors these coding sequences:
- the Tex261 gene encoding protein TEX261 produces the protein MWFMYVLSWLSLFIQVAFITLAVAAGLYYLAELIEEYTVATSRIIKYMIWFSTVVLICLYVFEHFPTGMIGMGLFTNLVYFGLLQTFPFIMLTSPNFILSCGLVVVNHYLAFQFFAEEYYPFSEVLAYFTFCLWIIPFAFFVSLSAGDNVLPSTMQPGDDVVSNYFTKGKRGKRLGILVVFSFIKEAILPSRQKIY, from the exons ATGTGGTTCATGTACGTGCTGAGCTGGCTGTCGCTGTTCATCCAAGTGGCATTCATCACTCTGGCCGTCG CGGCCGGACTCTACTACCTGGCGGAGCTGATAGAGGAGTATACGGTGGCCACCAGCAGAATCATCAAATATATGATCTGG TTCTCCACAGTGGTCCTGATCTGCCTCTACGTCTTTGAGCACTTCCCCACCGGCATGATTGGCATGGGCCTTTTCACCAACCTCGTCTACTTTGGCCTCCTCCAGACCTTCCCTTTCATCATGCTGACATCACCTAACTTCATCCTGTCATGCG GGCTAGTGGTGGTGAACCATTACCTGGCATTTCAGTTTTTTGCGGAAGAATATTATCCTTTCTCTGAG GTCCTGGCCTACTTCACATTCTGCCTGTGGATAATCCCGTTTGCTTTCTTCGTGTCACTTTCGGCTGGGGACAATGTCCTGCCCTCCACCATGCAGCCAGGAG ATGACGTGGTCTCCAATTACTTCACCAAAGGCAAGCGAGGCAAGCGCTTAGGCATCCTGGTTGTCTTCTCCTTCATCAAAGAGGCCATCCTACCCAGTCGGCAGAAGATATACTGA